A region from the Vicia villosa cultivar HV-30 ecotype Madison, WI linkage group LG3, Vvil1.0, whole genome shotgun sequence genome encodes:
- the LOC131659813 gene encoding F-box/kelch-repeat protein At3g23880-like: MNQQRHARCPSSTTNETLTSPPPTSIPSDLVVEILCRLPVKFLLQFRSVCKFWNSLISDSKFANKHLHQSTTHRINSVYYSYFLRRHVFESYPLDSIFSNIYTNATQLECPPNSFDVDYYPLERAFDRLYSIVACFNGIVCLAYSYDCFVLVWNPSTGKFKELPYPDKPKFYYITILSYGFGYDNVNDNYKVVVVFPYSVDKTHVMVHTLGTNFWKSVEKFPFGCDPLGRSGTFVSGTINWLPFKDKRVMSFIVSFDLRTESYRKILQPDYGEFVPEAELLSLGVLRECLCLISYHSVWIMKEFGNKDSWTKIFTNTYNSCFCLTKAIYMFEDDQLLLEASYSRVNKKLILHDPKTGTTKFINFKNKSTLDSSPEVCVESLISPWS; the protein is encoded by the coding sequence atgaatcaGCAACGCCACGCACGGTGTCCTTCGTCAACAACAAACGAAACCCTAACCTCACCACCTCCTACGTCAATTCCTTCGGATCTGGTTGTTGAAATACTGTGCAGATTACCGGTAAAGTTTCTTCTTCAATTTCGATCCGTCTGCAAGTTTTGGAATTCTCTTATCTCCGATTCCAAATTCGCTAACAAGCATCTTCACCAATCAACCACTCACAGAATCAACTCCGTTTATTACTCCTATTTTCTACGCAGGCACGTTTTTGAGTCTTACCCACTTGACTCCATTTTCTCTAACATATACACTAATGCCACTCAGCTCGAGTGTCCTCCCAACAGTTTTGATGTAGATTACTACCCTCTCGAACGTGCATTTGACCGTTTATATTCCATTGTTGCCTGTTTCAATGGTATCGTTTGTCTTGCATACTCTTATGATTGTTTTGTTCTAGTGTGGAATCCTTCCACTGGAAAATTTAAAGAATTACCCTATCCTGACAAGCCAAAATTTTATTATATCACTATCCTATCATATGGTTTTGGCTATGATAATGTTAATGATAATTACAAGGTAGTCGTTGTTTTTCCGTATTCTGTCGACAAAACTCATGTGATGGTTCATACTCTTGGTACTAATTTTTGGAAAAGTGTTGAAAAGTTTCCTTTTGGTTGTGACCCTCTTGGGCGATCGGGGACATTCGTTAGCGGTACGATTAATTGGTTGCCTTTTAAGGATAAGAGAGTTATGTcttttattgtttcttttgatttgaGAACGGAGTCTTATAGAAAGATTTTGCAGCCCGATTACGGAGAGTTTGTGCCAGAGGCAGAGTTGTTATCCTTAGGTGTGTTGAGAGAATGTTTGTGTCTAATTTCTTATCATAGTGTTTGGATTATGAAGGAATTTGGAAACAAAGATTCTTGGACTAAGATTTTCACTAATACCTATAACTCTTGTTTTTGCTTGACTAAGGCAATATATATGTTTGAGGATGACCAACTCTTGCTTGAAGCTTCTTATAGTCGGGTCAACAAAAAGTTGATTCTTCATGATCCAAAAACTGGGACtactaaatttattaattttaaaaacaagaGTACTCTTGATTCAAGTCCAGAAGTCTGTGTTGAGAGTTTAATATCGCCTTGGTCTTAA